One part of the Chiloscyllium plagiosum isolate BGI_BamShark_2017 unplaced genomic scaffold, ASM401019v2 scaf_14037, whole genome shotgun sequence genome encodes these proteins:
- the LOC122548244 gene encoding leucine zipper putative tumor suppressor 3-like: MNLLVVSLQVCQKAGEIAMLKQQLQDSQAEVAEKLSELFSLKTLLREVRLELCTKDEQLLLLKDSLQAQSVQLAENTNALQQQEEAMLLQEASLRRNGTSEELKAFLSGQTDDLKAKGLQEDSAQALALQVERLKAELLLERRQCEAQAASFELERRTWQDEKEKVIQYQKRLQSSYLEMYQRNQVLEQEVQEIAAKMELTDTEGKHNLPWIERIESSEI; the protein is encoded by the coding sequence ATGAACTTGCTAGTTGTCTCATTGCAGGTTTGTCAAAAGGCTGGCGAGATTGCCATGTTGAAACAGCAACTCCAAGACTCTCAAGCGGAGGTGGCGGAGAAATTGAGTGAATTATTCAGCCTCAAGACGCTGCTGCGTGAGGTCCGGCTGGAGCTTTGTACCAAAGATGAGCAGTTGTTACTGTTAAAGGACTCTCTGCAAGCACAGTCCGTCCAGTTGGCTGAGAACACTAATGCCCTACAGCAACAGGAGGAAGCCATGCTGCTCCAGGAAGCCTCCCTGAGGAGGAACGGAACATCTGAAGAGCTGAAGGCCTTCCTGAGTGGGCAGACGGACGATCTGAAGGCCAAAGGCCTTCAGGAGGACAGTGCTCAAGCCCTGGCCCTCCAGGTTGAGAGGCTGAAGGCGGAGCTGCTGTTGGAGCGCAGGCAGTGTGAAGCCCAGGCTGCCAGCTTTGAACTGGAGCGGAGGACCTGGCAGGATGAGAAGGAGAAGGTCATACAGTATCAGAAACGCCTGCAGTCCAGCTACTTAGAGATGTACCAAAGAAACCAAGTCCTGGAGCAGGAGGTTCAGGAGATAGCTGCCAAAATGGAACTAACAGACACTGAGGGCAAACACAACCTTCCGTGGATAGAGAGAATCGAATCCTCTGAAATCTGA